In Streptomyces sclerotialus, one genomic interval encodes:
- a CDS encoding amino acid adenylation domain-containing protein, whose protein sequence is MNSIAHGPAVPDRTIHEEVIRTAGRYPDRIAVRDRTEALTYAELVREARHVAAELSRRGVGPGRIVPVLARRSARLPAHLIGVLLTGAAYAMLDVRWPQARTAALVEAMGADLVLTDDEGAQRSAGLPAESRTFAELRAARQDGPAPDLPRVPPQDAATVFWTSGSTGAPKGVLSPHRATTRLFTTDSDLPWGPAPVLVNAAAVAWDVYTLEVWSMLIRGGTLLVHDDDLLLPAAVRSYIEDGGATHLFLTPALFDALVDLDPGSLSGLEVLMLGGERLSPDSCGKLMAAEPGIEIHNIYGPVESCAYVSTHRVTEKDLTAEGGIPVGRPVPGSGLMVLRDGVPVPYGEEGEIALTGSGLALGYLNSPERTAESFRDLDIAGERRRVYLTGDHGWLDETGTLHFSGRKDGQFKLAGHRIEPGEVEAAARAAGCGQSVAVPVRDRTGTRRLVLFATTAPAGEALTPQTVTDRLRERLPAYMVPSRVHFVEEFPLLDNTKIDKKEVSRAHGYEL, encoded by the coding sequence ATGAACTCCATCGCCCACGGCCCGGCCGTGCCCGACCGTACGATCCACGAGGAGGTGATCCGCACCGCCGGGCGGTACCCGGACCGGATCGCGGTGCGCGACCGGACGGAAGCGCTGACCTACGCGGAACTGGTCCGCGAGGCGCGCCACGTCGCGGCCGAGCTGTCGCGCCGCGGAGTGGGGCCCGGCAGGATCGTGCCGGTCCTCGCCCGGCGCAGCGCCCGGCTGCCGGCCCACCTGATCGGCGTGCTGCTGACCGGTGCCGCGTACGCCATGCTCGACGTGCGCTGGCCGCAGGCCCGGACGGCCGCCCTGGTCGAGGCCATGGGCGCGGACCTCGTCCTCACCGACGACGAGGGCGCGCAGCGGTCGGCCGGCCTGCCGGCGGAGAGCCGTACGTTCGCCGAACTGCGCGCGGCGCGGCAGGACGGCCCGGCCCCGGACCTCCCCCGGGTCCCCCCGCAGGACGCCGCCACCGTCTTCTGGACCTCGGGCAGCACCGGAGCGCCCAAGGGCGTGCTCTCCCCGCACCGGGCCACCACCCGCCTGTTCACCACCGATTCCGACCTGCCGTGGGGCCCGGCGCCCGTCCTGGTCAACGCCGCCGCGGTGGCCTGGGACGTGTACACGCTGGAGGTCTGGTCGATGCTGATCCGGGGCGGCACGCTCCTGGTCCACGACGACGACCTGCTGCTGCCGGCGGCCGTCCGCAGCTACATCGAGGACGGCGGCGCGACCCACCTCTTCCTCACCCCCGCGCTGTTCGACGCGCTCGTGGACCTCGACCCGGGCTCGCTGTCCGGCCTGGAGGTCCTCATGCTGGGCGGCGAGCGCCTCTCGCCGGACAGCTGCGGCAAGCTGATGGCGGCCGAACCCGGCATCGAGATCCACAACATCTACGGTCCGGTGGAGAGCTGCGCGTACGTCAGCACCCACCGGGTCACCGAGAAGGACCTCACCGCCGAGGGCGGCATCCCCGTCGGCAGGCCGGTGCCCGGCTCCGGCCTGATGGTGCTGCGCGACGGGGTCCCCGTGCCGTACGGGGAGGAGGGCGAGATCGCCCTCACGGGGTCCGGGCTCGCGCTCGGCTACCTCAACTCCCCCGAGCGCACGGCCGAGTCGTTCCGCGACCTCGACATCGCGGGGGAGCGGCGCCGGGTCTACCTCACCGGCGACCACGGGTGGCTGGACGAGACGGGCACGCTGCACTTCTCCGGGCGCAAGGACGGCCAGTTCAAGCTGGCCGGCCACCGCATCGAGCCCGGTGAGGTCGAGGCGGCGGCCCGCGCGGCCGGCTGCGGGCAGTCGGTCGCCGTGCCCGTGCGGGACCGCACCGGCACGCGGCGCCTGGTCCTCTTCGCGACGACGGCGCCGGCGGGGGAGGCGCTCACGCCGCAGACCGTGACCGACCGGCTCCGTGAACGGCTGCCCGCCTACATGGTCCCCAGCCGCGTCCACTTCGTCGAGGAGTTCCCGCTCCTGGACAACACCAAGATCGACAAGAAGGAGGTGTCGCGGGCACATGGCTACGAGCTCTGA
- a CDS encoding cupin domain-containing protein: MKIEWEKSEVLPGEGIALERRLAFGQEMSCLQVIAPESGELNMQPHWHDNEQWVVVTEGTLVFEVEGVEYELNAGDVAFIPARKRHTATRVGEGGAVLLEFSAPARLDLVPGSIVPSSMRFD, encoded by the coding sequence TTGAAGATCGAGTGGGAGAAGAGCGAGGTTCTTCCCGGTGAGGGAATCGCGCTGGAGCGCCGGCTGGCCTTCGGACAGGAGATGTCCTGCCTCCAGGTGATCGCCCCCGAGTCGGGCGAGCTGAACATGCAGCCGCACTGGCACGACAACGAGCAGTGGGTCGTGGTCACCGAGGGCACCCTGGTCTTCGAGGTCGAGGGCGTCGAGTACGAGCTCAACGCCGGTGACGTCGCCTTCATCCCGGCCCGCAAGCGCCACACGGCCACCCGGGTCGGCGAGGGCGGCGCGGTCCTCCTGGAGTTCTCCGCCCCCGCACGGCTGGACCTGGTCCCCGGGTCGATCGTGCCGTCGTCCATGCGGTTCGACTGA
- a CDS encoding helix-turn-helix domain-containing protein codes for MIVRLAEAPRDPGTDSLPNLPDPYRWSTAVDRVDSLSARERTILVLLGNGDSNRSISRRLDISERTVKSHMSQILAKLGVESRLQAGLVACAWAQTCPAARHPERRPAGVRAA; via the coding sequence ATGATCGTCCGCCTTGCGGAGGCCCCCCGGGACCCGGGGACCGACAGCCTCCCGAACCTCCCCGATCCGTACCGCTGGAGTACGGCGGTCGACCGTGTCGACTCCCTGTCGGCGCGCGAGAGGACCATTCTCGTACTGCTCGGAAACGGTGATTCGAATCGCTCGATCTCGCGTCGCCTCGACATTTCCGAGCGCACGGTGAAATCACATATGAGCCAGATACTCGCGAAACTCGGAGTGGAATCCCGGCTGCAGGCGGGACTGGTCGCGTGCGCCTGGGCGCAGACCTGTCCGGCGGCCCGTCACCCGGAGAGGAGGCCGGCCGGTGTCCGCGCCGCCTGA
- a CDS encoding thioesterase II family protein — MSAPPEHRAGAPAPLRIGPSDPAVRVLALHHAGGSAAAFLPLLPHLPAECELVLLELPNRAARPGLSPDDFEDALRGLAAQAHPLVDRPTVVLGHSLGALFAHSVTASLPAHRQRLVHALILSASPFAPQDGIPPHRRPPAPFAHRTEAQLTEDLRLFGGSPDALFADPARLADAVRLLGLDMHLTDTYPGGPAVPVPHHLWHGLEDPTHVPGVLSRSADSAASVGAGAEVRAFPGGHFFLFSGQEPAAELGRIAAAAARATR, encoded by the coding sequence GTGTCCGCGCCGCCTGAGCACCGCGCCGGCGCCCCGGCCCCGCTGCGCATCGGACCGTCCGACCCCGCCGTACGCGTCCTCGCCCTGCACCACGCGGGCGGATCGGCCGCGGCGTTCCTGCCGCTGCTGCCCCACCTGCCCGCCGAGTGCGAGCTCGTCCTGCTCGAACTGCCCAACCGCGCGGCCAGGCCGGGACTGTCACCCGACGACTTCGAGGACGCCCTGCGCGGCCTGGCGGCTCAGGCCCATCCGCTGGTGGACCGGCCGACCGTGGTGCTCGGCCACAGTCTGGGCGCGCTGTTCGCGCACTCCGTCACGGCCTCGCTGCCCGCACACCGGCAGCGGCTCGTGCACGCCCTGATCCTCTCCGCCTCCCCGTTCGCCCCGCAGGACGGCATCCCGCCGCACCGGCGCCCCCCGGCCCCCTTCGCGCACCGCACCGAGGCACAGCTCACCGAGGACCTGCGGCTCTTCGGCGGCTCCCCGGACGCGCTCTTCGCCGACCCGGCCCGGCTCGCCGACGCCGTACGGCTGCTCGGGCTCGACATGCACCTCACCGACACCTATCCCGGCGGGCCCGCCGTCCCCGTACCGCACCACCTCTGGCACGGCCTGGAGGACCCCACCCACGTACCCGGCGTACTGAGCCGCAGCGCCGACTCCGCCGCCTCCGTGGGCGCCGGCGCCGAGGTCCGTGCCTTCCCCGGCGGGCACTTCTTCCTCTTCTCGGGTCAGGAACCCGCGGCCGAGCTCGGCCGCATCGCCGCCGCGGCGGCCCGCGCCACGCGCTGA